One genomic segment of Gopherus flavomarginatus isolate rGopFla2 chromosome 11, rGopFla2.mat.asm, whole genome shotgun sequence includes these proteins:
- the LOC127031560 gene encoding duodenase-1-like, translated as MTLHFPGHLFPESLLHHPLNINPGAETDPPVPAPGFVPRMLLLLLSTAFLPLAEAFLLPPRLHIARVIRDQEAPLGSRPYMAYVQIGSTGSCGGFLIREDVVVTAAHCNCNLGDIFVYLGVQDFMKPGQNWQRIRARRWVQHPDFNNENFDNDIMLLKLWHNVELTEWVGLLPLPEADQCVSPGSECSVAGWGRTGVNTTTSRLHEVEQEVVSDGLCRERYWHYNPITMLCAGSPHVNKSAFQGDSGGPLVCNGVVQGIVSNGNSDGRPPSIYTRISKFIPWIKETLQKLS; from the exons ATGACCCTCCACTTCCCGGGTCACCTCTTTCCAGAGTCCCTTCTCCACCACCCACTCAATATAAACCCTGGGGCTGAGACAGACCCACCAGTCCCAGCCCCCGGATTTGTTCCAaggatgctgctgctcctgctctccacAGCCTTTCTGCCTCTCGCTGaggcctttctcctgcccccgaGGCTTCACATTG CTCGGGTCATCAGAGACCAGGAAGCCCCACTTGGCTCCAGACCCTACATGGCCTATGTGCAAATTGGGTCAACGGGAAGCTGCGGAGGGTTCCTGATCCGGGAGGATGTGGTAGTGACTGCGGCTCATTGTAACTGCAACCTGGG CGACATCTTTGTCTACCTGGGAGTCCAAGACTTCATGAAGCCAGGACAGAACTGGCAACGGATCCGGGCCCGTCGCTGGGTCCAGCACCCTGACTTCAACAATGAGAACTTTGACAATGACATCATGCTGCTGAAG CTGTGGCACAATGTGGAGCTGACCGAGTGGGTGGGGCTTCTCCCCCTGCCAGAGGCTGATCAGTGTGTCAGCCCAGGCTCTGAGTGCAGTGTGGCCGGGTGGGGTCGGACCGGAGTGAACACCACCACCAGCAGGCTGCATGAGGTGGAGCAGGAGGTGGTGTCGGACGGCCTGTGCAGAGAGCGGTACTGGCATTACAACCCCATCACCATGCTCTGCGCCGGCAGCCCTCACGTCAATAAATCAGCCTTTCAG GGCGATTCCGGCGGGCCCCTGGTGTGCAATGGGGTGGTCCAGGGCATCGTCTCCAATGGAAATTCGGATGGGCGACCCCCCAGCATATATACGAGAATCTCCAAATTCATCCCCTGGATCAAGGAAACTCTGCAGAAGCTGAGTTAA